Proteins encoded together in one Bombus vancouverensis nearcticus chromosome 14, iyBomVanc1_principal, whole genome shotgun sequence window:
- the corn gene encoding microtubule-binding protein cornetto isoform X2 encodes MTTTERIASYSLAPRIFSFFKNGNREMSVSPTNEQPSLEMEKTPLEDNSLKVSPVLNVARQDSGVPEDLASPLVEADKPLHEDDMDSTINSDCNITVIHVTESSEATKSDSTLNNERKDYTGEGKDSKDGSDSGVEGCATEVPRVRSRNSIDYASSCGGLDEASCDSSLVSCCSVYEDPCATLPDDVRLTNGGEGTSEGGSESSSIAGSVSARANRTNAKRTIAVSNTSKKKTTTTETQKNARVKPTPLSTNYSATPARSKPRTATPRGILCKTQPTTRDRARSREKSAARENSNDNTTNNSRVTTTFRSGLNSMPPRTRTRPIPDSLPSVLTTEINKDLAQRGRGGQSGSCRSRGGSSTRGARTPSSTPSEEFRKPLSTPRVPYTGRAEATKASRPDKMTTSMDNKALDTYATLPRRNRNKISIAKVSEKTDRTIRSRSGSRDASLSRQQMEKKTTAKDSSGHKSLPPYPRHKTVEKTRIYHEISVQTGLTGHDIENALSGVPSAVTGPEVVERLHEQCQTEGTWEDMHAMQTDLKRLNEETSQQKEENEKLKSEIVEVKRLLEEEQADHAFARQELDRNAQRVLAMLGTPQSEHAGSDSFLELECHLQSSGQVVANQQLEIADLQSLCRMLSRDLEKSLAAQKALLQQQQELEAESAEMQDFLQEEKATLADALKEAETELAKKEELLTKRELELERQTEECKHLVRISEQRRQENLSMSMKLNAVERRSRELLLTQGAAVSGAAVALSGLGTRLEGLVDQLITSYSISVKDLEDVIYHNEAYSRSNSSIESSPVSSKHSLKECTPSPKSGSFVSAVIGAIRNAATHPFATKNTDKKSTLESAKQMYKELSMESSSDLLDFETEPCLMMESVLEDVPLPDTYSHNMVSSSDSLRRALSFPETVDESNLKKTRTNEECSSLTNLTQAILHRRKVENEEDDDCDSISESDTGTNEGPLASDYCPAVGLVDQVIDVDNLVTKLLKVLRIIQLDNDTCIQELKEEKSELETKLEVTVTELEELRKIVDSLHQSDEILSNTSDRRRSVMENCRLLIKEAGKEELKFDEPAVANNSGGATNCEDLNANAAAQPSS; translated from the exons AATGGCAACCGCGAAATGAGCGTGTCACCGACGAACGAGCAACCGAGCCTCGAGATGGAGAAGACGCCGCTCGAGGACAACAGTCTGAAAGTTTCGCCGGTGCTGAATGTGGCGAGACAAGACTCTGGAGTCCCGGAGGACCTCGCCTCGCCATTGGTCGAAGCTGATAAGCCTTTGCACGAGGATGACATGGACTCGACGATAAACAGTGACTGCAACATCACCGTGATCCACGTGACCGAATCTTCCGAGGCAACTAAGTCAGATTCGACTCTGAACAACGAGAGGAAGGATTATACGGGCGAAGGGAAGGACAGCAAAGACGGAAGCGACAGTGGAGTGGAGGGATGCGCCACCGAGGTGCCAAGG GTACGAAGTCGAAACAGCATAGATTATGCGAGCAGCTGCGGCGGCCTCGACGAGGCGTCCTGCGATTCCAGTCTAGTCAGCTGTTGCTCCGTCTACGAGGACCCATGCGCAACTTTACCCGACGACGTGAGGTTGACCAACGGCGGGGAAGGTACCAGCGAAGGTGGCAGCGAAAGTTCCTCCATAGCAGGCAGCGTTTCCGCCAGGGCAAATCGAACGAACGCCAAGAGGACCATAGCCGTGTCCAACACTAGTAAAAAGAAAACCACCACGACCGAGACTCAAAAGAACGCTAGGGTAAAGCCAACGCCATTAAGCACCAATTATTCGGCGACTCCAGCACGTTCCAAGCCGCGTACCGCGACTCCGAGGGGCATCCTGTGCAAAACACAGCCAACGACGAGGGACAGGGCGCGATCCCGGGAGAAATCTGCTGCCAGAGAGAATAGTAACGATAATACGACAAATAACAGTCGAGTGACGACGACATTCCGTTCAGGATTAAATTCAATGCCGCCACGAACGAGGACGAGGCCGATTCCCGATTCACTGCCATCCGTACTCACTACGGAAATCAACAAGGACCTGGCGCAGCGTGGCCGAGGTGGTCAGAGCGGTAGCTGCAGATCTAGAGGTGGGTCCAGCACACGTGGTGCACGCACGCCGAGTTCAACGCCGTCCGAAGAGTTTCGAAAACCTCTGTCCACCCCTAGGGTACCTTACACAGGTCGTGCCGAAGCTACGAAAGCTTCTAGACCGGATAAGATGACCACGAGTATGGATAACAAGGCGCTGGATACGTACGCCACGTTACCTAGAAGGAACAGGAATAAAATAAGTATCGCTAAAGTCAGTGAAAAGACGGACAGGACTATCAGAAGTAGATCTGGAAGTAGAGACGCGAGCCTGAGTAGACAACAGATGGAAAAGAAGACCACAGCCAAAGATTCTTCGGGGCACAAGAGTCTGCCGCCATATCCTAGGCATAAGACCGTGGAGAAGACGCGTATTTACCACGAGATCAGCGTGCAAACTGGTCTGACCGGTCACGATATTGAGAACGCTTTGTCCGGGGTGCCGAGCGCTGTCACTGGCCCGGAAGTGGTGGAGAGACTGCACGAACAATGTCAAACGGAGGGCACGTGGGAGGACATGCACGCGATGCAGACCGACTTGAAAAGGTTAAACGAAGAAACGTCGCAGCAAAAAGAGGAGAACGAGAAGCTAAAGTCTGAGATCGTGGAAGTGAAGCGTCTTCTCGAAGAAGAGCAAGCGGATCACGCGTTTGCGCGACAAGAGTTGGATAGAAACGCGCAACGGGTACTGGCGATGCTTGGCACGCCGCAATCAGAACATGCAG GCAGCGATAGCTTCCTAGAGCTGGAGTGTCATTTGCAATCTTCTGGTCAAGTAGTTGCTAATCAACAGTTGGAGATAGCAGATTTGCAGTCTCTGTGCCGTATGTTAAGTAGG GATTTGGAGAAAAGCTTGGCTGCCCAGAAGGCATTGTTACAACAGCAACAGGAGCTGGAAGCTGAGTCGGCAGAGATGCAAGATTTCCTCCAAGAAGAGAAAGCTACTTTGGCGGACGCTTTAAAAGAGGCGGAAACAGAG CTTGCGAAAAAGGAGGAACTGTTAACGAAACGCGAGTTGGAATTAGAGAGGCAAACGGAGGAATGCAAACATTTAGTGCGAATCAGCGAACAACGAAG ACAAGAAAATTTATCTATGAGCATGAAATTAAATGCAGTCGAACGACGAAGCAGGGAACTCTTACTTACACAAGGCGCCGCCGTTTCCGGAGCTGCGGTTGCGCTTTCCGGTCTTGGAACTAGGCTAGAGGGATTAGTAGACCAGCTGATAACATCCTATAGTATCTCAGTGAAGGACCTTGAA GATGTGATATATCACAATGAAGCATACAGTAGAAGCAATAGTAGCATTGAATCGAGTCCTGTTAGCTCTAAACATAGCCTGAAAGAGTGTACACCTAGTCCAAAAAGCGGTTCCTTCGTTTCCGCGGTAATTGGAGCAATCCGAAACGCGGCGACGCATCCTTTTGCAACGAAAAACACCGATAAAAAATCTACCTTAGAATCAGCCAAACAAATGTACAAAG AATTGAGCATGGAATCATCGTCCGACTTGCTCGATTTCGAAACCGAGCCATGCCTGATGATGGAAAGCGTGTTAGAGGATGTTCCCCTGCCCGATACATACTCGCATAACATGGTATCGAGTAGCGACTCGCTTCGCAGAGCTCTGAGTTTTCCGGAAACTGTGGACGAGAGTAATCTGAAAAAGACGCGCACCAACGAGGAGTGTTCGAGTCTTACGAATCTCACGCAAGCTATTTTACATCGTCGTAAG GTTGAAAACGAGGAAGACGATGATTGTGACTCTATCAGCGAGTCAGACACCGGCACCAATGAAGGCCCATTGGCTTCGGATTATTGTCCCGCTGTTGGTCTTGTTGATCAAGTAATCGATGTAGATAACCTCGTCACGaaattattaaaagtattaCGAATAATACAGCTCGATAACGACACGTGCATTCAAGAGCTGAAAGAAGAGAA ATCCGAGTTAGAAACGAAATTGGAGGTAACTGTAACGGAATTAGAGGAATTGCGTAAAATCGTGGACAGCCTGCATCAATCGGACGAAATTCTCAGCAACACCTCTGACAGAAGACGTAGCGTGATGGAGAACTGTCGTCTACTGATCAAAGAG GCGGGTAAGGAGgaattaaaatttgacgagcccGCAGTTGCTAATAATAGTGGAGGAGCTACGAACTGCGAAGATCTCAACGCGAACGCAGCGGCTCAACCATCTTCCTAA
- the corn gene encoding microtubule-binding protein cornetto isoform X3 — MQYDNGNREMSVSPTNEQPSLEMEKTPLEDNSLKVSPVLNVARQDSGVPEDLASPLVEADKPLHEDDMDSTINSDCNITVIHVTESSEATKSDSTLNNERKDYTGEGKDSKDGSDSGVEGCATEVPRVRSRNSIDYASSCGGLDEASCDSSLVSCCSVYEDPCATLPDDVRLTNGGEGTSEGGSESSSIAGSVSARANRTNAKRTIAVSNTSKKKTTTTETQKNARVKPTPLSTNYSATPARSKPRTATPRGILCKTQPTTRDRARSREKSAARENSNDNTTNNSRVTTTFRSGLNSMPPRTRTRPIPDSLPSVLTTEINKDLAQRGRGGQSGSCRSRGGSSTRGARTPSSTPSEEFRKPLSTPRVPYTGRAEATKASRPDKMTTSMDNKALDTYATLPRRNRNKISIAKVSEKTDRTIRSRSGSRDASLSRQQMEKKTTAKDSSGHKSLPPYPRHKTVEKTRIYHEISVQTGLTGHDIENALSGVPSAVTGPEVVERLHEQCQTEGTWEDMHAMQTDLKRLNEETSQQKEENEKLKSEIVEVKRLLEEEQADHAFARQELDRNAQRVLAMLGTPQSEHAEGSDSFLELECHLQSSGQVVANQQLEIADLQSLCRMLSRDLEKSLAAQKALLQQQQELEAESAEMQDFLQEEKATLADALKEAETELAKKEELLTKRELELERQTEECKHLVRISEQRRQENLSMSMKLNAVERRSRELLLTQGAAVSGAAVALSGLGTRLEGLVDQLITSYSISVKDLEDVIYHNEAYSRSNSSIESSPVSSKHSLKECTPSPKSGSFVSAVIGAIRNAATHPFATKNTDKKSTLESAKQMYKELSMESSSDLLDFETEPCLMMESVLEDVPLPDTYSHNMVSSSDSLRRALSFPETVDESNLKKTRTNEECSSLTNLTQAILHRRKVENEEDDDCDSISESDTGTNEGPLASDYCPAVGLVDQVIDVDNLVTKLLKVLRIIQLDNDTCIQELKEEKSELETKLEVTVTELEELRKIVDSLHQSDEILSNTSDRRRSVMENCRLLIKEAGKEELKFDEPAVANNSGGATNCEDLNANAAAQPSS; from the exons AATGGCAACCGCGAAATGAGCGTGTCACCGACGAACGAGCAACCGAGCCTCGAGATGGAGAAGACGCCGCTCGAGGACAACAGTCTGAAAGTTTCGCCGGTGCTGAATGTGGCGAGACAAGACTCTGGAGTCCCGGAGGACCTCGCCTCGCCATTGGTCGAAGCTGATAAGCCTTTGCACGAGGATGACATGGACTCGACGATAAACAGTGACTGCAACATCACCGTGATCCACGTGACCGAATCTTCCGAGGCAACTAAGTCAGATTCGACTCTGAACAACGAGAGGAAGGATTATACGGGCGAAGGGAAGGACAGCAAAGACGGAAGCGACAGTGGAGTGGAGGGATGCGCCACCGAGGTGCCAAGG GTACGAAGTCGAAACAGCATAGATTATGCGAGCAGCTGCGGCGGCCTCGACGAGGCGTCCTGCGATTCCAGTCTAGTCAGCTGTTGCTCCGTCTACGAGGACCCATGCGCAACTTTACCCGACGACGTGAGGTTGACCAACGGCGGGGAAGGTACCAGCGAAGGTGGCAGCGAAAGTTCCTCCATAGCAGGCAGCGTTTCCGCCAGGGCAAATCGAACGAACGCCAAGAGGACCATAGCCGTGTCCAACACTAGTAAAAAGAAAACCACCACGACCGAGACTCAAAAGAACGCTAGGGTAAAGCCAACGCCATTAAGCACCAATTATTCGGCGACTCCAGCACGTTCCAAGCCGCGTACCGCGACTCCGAGGGGCATCCTGTGCAAAACACAGCCAACGACGAGGGACAGGGCGCGATCCCGGGAGAAATCTGCTGCCAGAGAGAATAGTAACGATAATACGACAAATAACAGTCGAGTGACGACGACATTCCGTTCAGGATTAAATTCAATGCCGCCACGAACGAGGACGAGGCCGATTCCCGATTCACTGCCATCCGTACTCACTACGGAAATCAACAAGGACCTGGCGCAGCGTGGCCGAGGTGGTCAGAGCGGTAGCTGCAGATCTAGAGGTGGGTCCAGCACACGTGGTGCACGCACGCCGAGTTCAACGCCGTCCGAAGAGTTTCGAAAACCTCTGTCCACCCCTAGGGTACCTTACACAGGTCGTGCCGAAGCTACGAAAGCTTCTAGACCGGATAAGATGACCACGAGTATGGATAACAAGGCGCTGGATACGTACGCCACGTTACCTAGAAGGAACAGGAATAAAATAAGTATCGCTAAAGTCAGTGAAAAGACGGACAGGACTATCAGAAGTAGATCTGGAAGTAGAGACGCGAGCCTGAGTAGACAACAGATGGAAAAGAAGACCACAGCCAAAGATTCTTCGGGGCACAAGAGTCTGCCGCCATATCCTAGGCATAAGACCGTGGAGAAGACGCGTATTTACCACGAGATCAGCGTGCAAACTGGTCTGACCGGTCACGATATTGAGAACGCTTTGTCCGGGGTGCCGAGCGCTGTCACTGGCCCGGAAGTGGTGGAGAGACTGCACGAACAATGTCAAACGGAGGGCACGTGGGAGGACATGCACGCGATGCAGACCGACTTGAAAAGGTTAAACGAAGAAACGTCGCAGCAAAAAGAGGAGAACGAGAAGCTAAAGTCTGAGATCGTGGAAGTGAAGCGTCTTCTCGAAGAAGAGCAAGCGGATCACGCGTTTGCGCGACAAGAGTTGGATAGAAACGCGCAACGGGTACTGGCGATGCTTGGCACGCCGCAATCAGAACATGCAG AAGGCAGCGATAGCTTCCTAGAGCTGGAGTGTCATTTGCAATCTTCTGGTCAAGTAGTTGCTAATCAACAGTTGGAGATAGCAGATTTGCAGTCTCTGTGCCGTATGTTAAGTAGG GATTTGGAGAAAAGCTTGGCTGCCCAGAAGGCATTGTTACAACAGCAACAGGAGCTGGAAGCTGAGTCGGCAGAGATGCAAGATTTCCTCCAAGAAGAGAAAGCTACTTTGGCGGACGCTTTAAAAGAGGCGGAAACAGAG CTTGCGAAAAAGGAGGAACTGTTAACGAAACGCGAGTTGGAATTAGAGAGGCAAACGGAGGAATGCAAACATTTAGTGCGAATCAGCGAACAACGAAG ACAAGAAAATTTATCTATGAGCATGAAATTAAATGCAGTCGAACGACGAAGCAGGGAACTCTTACTTACACAAGGCGCCGCCGTTTCCGGAGCTGCGGTTGCGCTTTCCGGTCTTGGAACTAGGCTAGAGGGATTAGTAGACCAGCTGATAACATCCTATAGTATCTCAGTGAAGGACCTTGAA GATGTGATATATCACAATGAAGCATACAGTAGAAGCAATAGTAGCATTGAATCGAGTCCTGTTAGCTCTAAACATAGCCTGAAAGAGTGTACACCTAGTCCAAAAAGCGGTTCCTTCGTTTCCGCGGTAATTGGAGCAATCCGAAACGCGGCGACGCATCCTTTTGCAACGAAAAACACCGATAAAAAATCTACCTTAGAATCAGCCAAACAAATGTACAAAG AATTGAGCATGGAATCATCGTCCGACTTGCTCGATTTCGAAACCGAGCCATGCCTGATGATGGAAAGCGTGTTAGAGGATGTTCCCCTGCCCGATACATACTCGCATAACATGGTATCGAGTAGCGACTCGCTTCGCAGAGCTCTGAGTTTTCCGGAAACTGTGGACGAGAGTAATCTGAAAAAGACGCGCACCAACGAGGAGTGTTCGAGTCTTACGAATCTCACGCAAGCTATTTTACATCGTCGTAAG GTTGAAAACGAGGAAGACGATGATTGTGACTCTATCAGCGAGTCAGACACCGGCACCAATGAAGGCCCATTGGCTTCGGATTATTGTCCCGCTGTTGGTCTTGTTGATCAAGTAATCGATGTAGATAACCTCGTCACGaaattattaaaagtattaCGAATAATACAGCTCGATAACGACACGTGCATTCAAGAGCTGAAAGAAGAGAA ATCCGAGTTAGAAACGAAATTGGAGGTAACTGTAACGGAATTAGAGGAATTGCGTAAAATCGTGGACAGCCTGCATCAATCGGACGAAATTCTCAGCAACACCTCTGACAGAAGACGTAGCGTGATGGAGAACTGTCGTCTACTGATCAAAGAG GCGGGTAAGGAGgaattaaaatttgacgagcccGCAGTTGCTAATAATAGTGGAGGAGCTACGAACTGCGAAGATCTCAACGCGAACGCAGCGGCTCAACCATCTTCCTAA
- the corn gene encoding microtubule-binding protein cornetto isoform X4 has protein sequence MSVSPTNEQPSLEMEKTPLEDNSLKVSPVLNVARQDSGVPEDLASPLVEADKPLHEDDMDSTINSDCNITVIHVTESSEATKSDSTLNNERKDYTGEGKDSKDGSDSGVEGCATEVPRVRSRNSIDYASSCGGLDEASCDSSLVSCCSVYEDPCATLPDDVRLTNGGEGTSEGGSESSSIAGSVSARANRTNAKRTIAVSNTSKKKTTTTETQKNARVKPTPLSTNYSATPARSKPRTATPRGILCKTQPTTRDRARSREKSAARENSNDNTTNNSRVTTTFRSGLNSMPPRTRTRPIPDSLPSVLTTEINKDLAQRGRGGQSGSCRSRGGSSTRGARTPSSTPSEEFRKPLSTPRVPYTGRAEATKASRPDKMTTSMDNKALDTYATLPRRNRNKISIAKVSEKTDRTIRSRSGSRDASLSRQQMEKKTTAKDSSGHKSLPPYPRHKTVEKTRIYHEISVQTGLTGHDIENALSGVPSAVTGPEVVERLHEQCQTEGTWEDMHAMQTDLKRLNEETSQQKEENEKLKSEIVEVKRLLEEEQADHAFARQELDRNAQRVLAMLGTPQSEHAEGSDSFLELECHLQSSGQVVANQQLEIADLQSLCRMLSRDLEKSLAAQKALLQQQQELEAESAEMQDFLQEEKATLADALKEAETELAKKEELLTKRELELERQTEECKHLVRISEQRRQENLSMSMKLNAVERRSRELLLTQGAAVSGAAVALSGLGTRLEGLVDQLITSYSISVKDLEDVIYHNEAYSRSNSSIESSPVSSKHSLKECTPSPKSGSFVSAVIGAIRNAATHPFATKNTDKKSTLESAKQMYKELSMESSSDLLDFETEPCLMMESVLEDVPLPDTYSHNMVSSSDSLRRALSFPETVDESNLKKTRTNEECSSLTNLTQAILHRRKVENEEDDDCDSISESDTGTNEGPLASDYCPAVGLVDQVIDVDNLVTKLLKVLRIIQLDNDTCIQELKEEKSELETKLEVTVTELEELRKIVDSLHQSDEILSNTSDRRRSVMENCRLLIKEAGKEELKFDEPAVANNSGGATNCEDLNANAAAQPSS, from the exons ATGAGCGTGTCACCGACGAACGAGCAACCGAGCCTCGAGATGGAGAAGACGCCGCTCGAGGACAACAGTCTGAAAGTTTCGCCGGTGCTGAATGTGGCGAGACAAGACTCTGGAGTCCCGGAGGACCTCGCCTCGCCATTGGTCGAAGCTGATAAGCCTTTGCACGAGGATGACATGGACTCGACGATAAACAGTGACTGCAACATCACCGTGATCCACGTGACCGAATCTTCCGAGGCAACTAAGTCAGATTCGACTCTGAACAACGAGAGGAAGGATTATACGGGCGAAGGGAAGGACAGCAAAGACGGAAGCGACAGTGGAGTGGAGGGATGCGCCACCGAGGTGCCAAGG GTACGAAGTCGAAACAGCATAGATTATGCGAGCAGCTGCGGCGGCCTCGACGAGGCGTCCTGCGATTCCAGTCTAGTCAGCTGTTGCTCCGTCTACGAGGACCCATGCGCAACTTTACCCGACGACGTGAGGTTGACCAACGGCGGGGAAGGTACCAGCGAAGGTGGCAGCGAAAGTTCCTCCATAGCAGGCAGCGTTTCCGCCAGGGCAAATCGAACGAACGCCAAGAGGACCATAGCCGTGTCCAACACTAGTAAAAAGAAAACCACCACGACCGAGACTCAAAAGAACGCTAGGGTAAAGCCAACGCCATTAAGCACCAATTATTCGGCGACTCCAGCACGTTCCAAGCCGCGTACCGCGACTCCGAGGGGCATCCTGTGCAAAACACAGCCAACGACGAGGGACAGGGCGCGATCCCGGGAGAAATCTGCTGCCAGAGAGAATAGTAACGATAATACGACAAATAACAGTCGAGTGACGACGACATTCCGTTCAGGATTAAATTCAATGCCGCCACGAACGAGGACGAGGCCGATTCCCGATTCACTGCCATCCGTACTCACTACGGAAATCAACAAGGACCTGGCGCAGCGTGGCCGAGGTGGTCAGAGCGGTAGCTGCAGATCTAGAGGTGGGTCCAGCACACGTGGTGCACGCACGCCGAGTTCAACGCCGTCCGAAGAGTTTCGAAAACCTCTGTCCACCCCTAGGGTACCTTACACAGGTCGTGCCGAAGCTACGAAAGCTTCTAGACCGGATAAGATGACCACGAGTATGGATAACAAGGCGCTGGATACGTACGCCACGTTACCTAGAAGGAACAGGAATAAAATAAGTATCGCTAAAGTCAGTGAAAAGACGGACAGGACTATCAGAAGTAGATCTGGAAGTAGAGACGCGAGCCTGAGTAGACAACAGATGGAAAAGAAGACCACAGCCAAAGATTCTTCGGGGCACAAGAGTCTGCCGCCATATCCTAGGCATAAGACCGTGGAGAAGACGCGTATTTACCACGAGATCAGCGTGCAAACTGGTCTGACCGGTCACGATATTGAGAACGCTTTGTCCGGGGTGCCGAGCGCTGTCACTGGCCCGGAAGTGGTGGAGAGACTGCACGAACAATGTCAAACGGAGGGCACGTGGGAGGACATGCACGCGATGCAGACCGACTTGAAAAGGTTAAACGAAGAAACGTCGCAGCAAAAAGAGGAGAACGAGAAGCTAAAGTCTGAGATCGTGGAAGTGAAGCGTCTTCTCGAAGAAGAGCAAGCGGATCACGCGTTTGCGCGACAAGAGTTGGATAGAAACGCGCAACGGGTACTGGCGATGCTTGGCACGCCGCAATCAGAACATGCAG AAGGCAGCGATAGCTTCCTAGAGCTGGAGTGTCATTTGCAATCTTCTGGTCAAGTAGTTGCTAATCAACAGTTGGAGATAGCAGATTTGCAGTCTCTGTGCCGTATGTTAAGTAGG GATTTGGAGAAAAGCTTGGCTGCCCAGAAGGCATTGTTACAACAGCAACAGGAGCTGGAAGCTGAGTCGGCAGAGATGCAAGATTTCCTCCAAGAAGAGAAAGCTACTTTGGCGGACGCTTTAAAAGAGGCGGAAACAGAG CTTGCGAAAAAGGAGGAACTGTTAACGAAACGCGAGTTGGAATTAGAGAGGCAAACGGAGGAATGCAAACATTTAGTGCGAATCAGCGAACAACGAAG ACAAGAAAATTTATCTATGAGCATGAAATTAAATGCAGTCGAACGACGAAGCAGGGAACTCTTACTTACACAAGGCGCCGCCGTTTCCGGAGCTGCGGTTGCGCTTTCCGGTCTTGGAACTAGGCTAGAGGGATTAGTAGACCAGCTGATAACATCCTATAGTATCTCAGTGAAGGACCTTGAA GATGTGATATATCACAATGAAGCATACAGTAGAAGCAATAGTAGCATTGAATCGAGTCCTGTTAGCTCTAAACATAGCCTGAAAGAGTGTACACCTAGTCCAAAAAGCGGTTCCTTCGTTTCCGCGGTAATTGGAGCAATCCGAAACGCGGCGACGCATCCTTTTGCAACGAAAAACACCGATAAAAAATCTACCTTAGAATCAGCCAAACAAATGTACAAAG AATTGAGCATGGAATCATCGTCCGACTTGCTCGATTTCGAAACCGAGCCATGCCTGATGATGGAAAGCGTGTTAGAGGATGTTCCCCTGCCCGATACATACTCGCATAACATGGTATCGAGTAGCGACTCGCTTCGCAGAGCTCTGAGTTTTCCGGAAACTGTGGACGAGAGTAATCTGAAAAAGACGCGCACCAACGAGGAGTGTTCGAGTCTTACGAATCTCACGCAAGCTATTTTACATCGTCGTAAG GTTGAAAACGAGGAAGACGATGATTGTGACTCTATCAGCGAGTCAGACACCGGCACCAATGAAGGCCCATTGGCTTCGGATTATTGTCCCGCTGTTGGTCTTGTTGATCAAGTAATCGATGTAGATAACCTCGTCACGaaattattaaaagtattaCGAATAATACAGCTCGATAACGACACGTGCATTCAAGAGCTGAAAGAAGAGAA ATCCGAGTTAGAAACGAAATTGGAGGTAACTGTAACGGAATTAGAGGAATTGCGTAAAATCGTGGACAGCCTGCATCAATCGGACGAAATTCTCAGCAACACCTCTGACAGAAGACGTAGCGTGATGGAGAACTGTCGTCTACTGATCAAAGAG GCGGGTAAGGAGgaattaaaatttgacgagcccGCAGTTGCTAATAATAGTGGAGGAGCTACGAACTGCGAAGATCTCAACGCGAACGCAGCGGCTCAACCATCTTCCTAA